The nucleotide sequence ACATTCCAAATACGATGAAGTATTTCATCTCAGCCTCGATTGCCCCCGTCTTTGATTCCCGCCCGGAAAAGCCAGAGGATGAACCAAACGAGCAGCAGGCAAAATTGTAGTTGTTCTATCGTAAATTCCATGGGGAGAAAGAGGGGGGAGGGAACACCTCCCCCCTGGTTTGATCAGCTCGTGAACGACTTGAAGACGCGCACGGCCCACTTGCCGCCGAACTTGAAGGCCATGAGGCCTACGCCCGCGACGGCAGCGATTGCACCGGCAGCAAGGCCCGCAGTGGCGATGGCGCCGAGTTCCGTGGTGATGGCGGAGATATCCATTTGTTTTCCTTTCCTTGGCTCACAGTTCCGCGACGGTCTTGAAGCTCGACCAGATGTGACCTGCTAAGTATCCGGCTCCGTAGATGGTCACAGCGAAGGCGAGCACGGCACCGACGAGAGGAACTAGATCTGCCATGAGTTTTGTTGTTTTTGTTGGGTTATCCGGCTTTGCCGGTTCTTCGGTCAGGGTGACGCGAAAAGTTTAGACGGTGGCTGGCTCGGGCGTTTTGCCGTGCGTTCCGTTGGCTTGGTTCAGGGTGAGAAGCTCCAATTGGTCGGAGGGCTTCGTCCGCTCGAGGAGGTAGTCCAATTCCGCGGTGTAACAGGTCACTTCATGCTCGAGGGCTTTGATTCGGTCCTGTTGGCATTGGACGTAGAGTTTCACTTGCGTGCAGGTCGCAGGAGGGAGCAGCGCCTTTACTTCGGCGTCTGCGATTTGATCCGCCAGTTCAGTGAGCTTCCTCCGGAGTCTCGCCTCCAGGGCTTTTTCTCGGGATGTCATCGGAGTCAGTTAAATTATCTTTCAACAAGGGTAAGCGGCGCGGGGCGCTTCGCGCTCCCGCGCCGCTTGCTCACTTCGATGAACCGACCATTTCAGACCGTTTGAGCTTCACTTGAACTTTGAGCAGTCCGTCCGCGGAGTAGTGAGGCACCACGGGGGCGATCACTTCGTCGTTATCCTGGAGCAGGATGGGGGATTGCCCCGGTTCCAGGCTTTGTTCGACCTTAACGAACTGTTTTCCGGCAAGGACTTGCCCCTCGACGATTTGAATGGTTCGTCCGGTTTTGGTTTGGAAGGAACGGAGTTCGAAGTCTCCGACCGCTCTGCCGATCACGTATACCCCTGGAGGCAGGGAGGAAGTTGCGTTAGCCATGTTGTTGTTATTTTTTGGGTTTTGATTTCACAGTCCGCTTGCGTAATGCCTAAGCGGATACGGAGTTCAGCGAACGCCGCCAAAAGGTCGCCCCACCGTGAGGTTTGCATCACGAGAAGTTTGTGCCTTTGGGAGCCGTCCGAAGAGGTTGATCGGGCAACGACACACCGAGTCCATCGGACGATTCTCTCCCCGATTGTATCCATTTCGTGGGCACAGTCGTTTTTTGTTTCGTCGATATCATCGAGCTGCCGGGGGGACGGCGTGTCCTCTGGTGGCGCATCGTTGCCCGAAAAGAATCCCATGGACGTTTGAAATAGGCGGACCTTCGTCATGGAGGTGAGCCAGTCGGGTAAGTCCCCGGCTTGCTTGCACATATATTTAAAGAGGTAGGTCCATTCCTTGCGACGGACCCGGCGAATGTCGGTACGGCCGAGGCCCCAGGCTTTGGTGACTTCTTCGCCGGGGATATGCCCGCCGTAGTCGAACCAGAAGTGCCAGTGAGCGTAAACGAGGCCGTTGTTGTCCGGTTGATGGAGTTCCATTTTCCAGAACCAACGGCGGATCTTATAGCGCTTTCTGAGCCGAGCTATGAAACGACGAAGGCGAGCCTTCCCCATTTCATACGCTTCCGGTGGTTCCAGCAGTCGCCAAGTCCCTCCTTCGTCAGGACACAGCTCCCGATTGACTGTGAGGGTAATAAACCGACCTCCGTCGAGGTCGGGCATGCCGCGTTTCTTCATTTGCCGACATTTCGCGGCCGCGTTGCGCTCCGTCCAAAAGTTCGGAGTCGTGTAGGGCATGAGTTCTACCACAGCGAACCCCCATTCGTTTTGTCGTGGCGGATGACGCGGAGCTGACCGCAGCGCATGCATTGGCACGTCGTTTGACGAATATCCGCATCGAGGAAGTCCCATTCGTGGCCGTTCCACATGCACAGGCACCAGAGCCGGAATTTACGCAGGACCTTCATGACGCTATGCCTTTTCGCCTTCGGCGACCCCTACGCGGGGGGCGCCCCCCGCCAAAACCACCGTATTGATCCTAGGTAGCTCCGTGATCGGTCCGCCCAGGTGCGGTTTTGCGTTGATTCGGCCGTGCCGGATATTGTCCCGCCGACGCCATTCTAGCGCCGTCCCGTGGAGAACGCGGGCCGATCGGGATGCGAGGTGCAGTCCGTTGACGGTCGCGGCGAATTCGCCGCGTTCGGTCGCGTCAGCCAGCGCACGGAGCGTTTCCGCCAGTTTGTGCGCTTTCTGTGCGACGTCGGGACACTTCAAAGCTTCGGCTTCGTAGCTAGACATCTGAAACCCCCGGCAAGTTTGAGTATACGGGTTTGCGTTTAGCGTTCGTGCGCCGTTTTTGGGTGCGATGAATTATCGCCGATTTACCGGGATAAGTGCCGCCGGGCCGGCGGATTTGGACGTATACCGTAACATGTTGGTATTCAGGGTGTCTGTAAAACATAACGCACAATAAACAGAAAGCGCGAATGTCACCGGGGGGTAGCAGGTGGCCGCATTTCTACTCCACCGACTTTTCGAGCGGCGGCTAGCGCTTCGAAAATTCGGTTCGGCGGAACGTCCGCCAGTGCTTTCAAATACACGGAGGCCAGTGCCTCCCCGGTATGGAACCCCAGCGCGAGCGCTTGAGATTCGATCAATTGTTTCGTGCCGTCGCGCGTGACGACCTTCATTGATTCACTTCTCGGCATGGGAAGCCTCTCGGGTTCGAAGGTTCAGATATGCGCACAGAAAACGAAGCGCGTGGGGACTTTTCCAATACGTCGGCGGCGGTTGCGCTTGATAGGCCCGGAGCCATCGACGCAGCCCAAAGAAACCAATAAAGACGTTGAGAGCATCTACGCTCGATTCCTCCAAAAACTCCCCCTTGATCTTTATGGAAAGGACTTCCCCCCGGAACCGCTCAACACGCGATAGAACTTCAAAAAATCGGTCTGAGCGGGAACACACTTCACGCCCTCGAATCGTCGTCACCACTTCGACCGGAGAGGCCAGCGTCAAAGGGGATTCAAGTCCGACGAGCGGAGAGTTATTCATTTTCCGGGGGGAGAGGGACAACAGAAGCAAGTGCGTCGGCCGCCTCTTCGAAGCTATGCACGCCGCTAGCGAGGTAAGTGAATTTCACGCAGTTCGCGCAGGTGGCGATCAGATCGAACTGACCCGTCACAGCGCATGGACGCACTTCGATTGCGGTGATCGTTTTGGCTTTCACGGGATAGCGCTCAAAAAAAGCCCGCGCCAAGTGTTCGCTGGAGAAGTCGGGGCAGGCGACGGAGCGCCAAGAGGATTGGTCGCTGTTAGTTTTCATCGGTGGCTTGGGGATGCGGCGCGCCCCGGGAGTCAGACCAAGCCAGGAGGTCAACTCACCGGAGCGGCCGGTTGACTCCTAGGAGTCTTAGGAATCCTAACTTTTCAAACCTTTTTTGTCATTTCCGGTGGTGAGATTCGTCACACTGCCCCGTGGGCAAAGCTAAAGACGCTGAAACATTGGGGGTGCATACCCGTAAAGAAATCGTTGCTGAGATCATCCGGCGCGGTGACGCATTGGGCCAAAAGAAAGGCACTTACGCGGCCGCAATCTTTGAATGGTGGTGGGAACAGGGATGCCCACCCGTGACGAAACCGGACGAACTTATGGAGGCATCGAAGCCACCGAAAAAAAACGGGCCGGTTAAGAAAATCGCAGCGATTTAGCCTTTCCGAGCGGTCGAGTGATCAGCCCAAAATTCTAAAACCGCTTCGGTTATCTAAATCTTTCATTTCCCCGAAATTTAATACCGAGATTGGCGGAATCCCCTCACGGTTTTCTTAGCCATTTTGCGAGCGCTAAAAAACCAATTGAATCGACTTACCAATGAAACCGAGACCTCGGGAAAAGAAATGCGGTATTTGATGAAATACCGCGCCCTCAAGATTCGTTAAACCTTTCGATGAAACTCCTTCTATTCCTTATCTCCACGCTGCCCCTTTGCGCGGTTTCATATGTTGGCGATTTCGATTTCTCACCCGGTAGAACCGACGATGAAATTCGGGTCACTGGATCGGCAACGCTTACAACCCCCGGAACCTACAGCGCCGATTCAATCCGAATCACCGGGGATTTAATTATTTCTACGCCCGGAACCTACCGGATCGAAACTACGGCTGGAACCTTTCGCGTTTCGGGTTCGATTACCGGTCCCGGGGCCGGCACGACACTCGAAATCGAAGCGGACGATAATCTCACGAGTTTTACCAACGGAGTGACCATTTCGTTTTACACGCCAGAGCCCGAACCAGAGCCAGCGGACGCGCCTTTGCTCAATATCTCGACCCGCGCGGATATCGCACCGGGGAAGAATTTACAGCCGGGTTTTGTAGTCGGAGGCGATATTCCCCGGCGCGTGTTGATTCGTGCGATCGGTCCGGGATTGGCTCAATTCAATATCACGACGGCCATGCCCAACCCGCGTTTGCGTGTGTTTCAATCCGGAGAAGAGATCGCCAGCAATGACGACTGGAACGCGGCCGATGCGGCGACGATGGCAGCAGTCGGAGCGTTTGCGATCGATGCCGGAAGCGCCGATGCCGTGGCCGTGCTGACCCTCGCACCGGGTGCTTACACTGCGATTGTCGACAGCGCGACAGCAGGGCAGGGCGGCGAGATCATCCTAGAAGTCTATTTCGTGAATTGATCACGCGAAGGCACAAAAAAGCGCGCCGGGTTTTAGTCCGACGCGCTTCCTTTGTGTGGGTTGTGGGTTGTGGTTAACCCGGCGCGTTTACGTCGGGAAATCTCTTTAGTTTCCAGTGCCAGAGAATCGGCCCCACGACGGCGGCGAGGACACCGGCACCGATTAAGCCAGCGAGCAGCGGATTGCGTTGGAGAAATAGCGAGAGGCCACAACCGGCAGCAACGGCGGCACCGCCATACATGACGAAATCCCAGCCCCTCACGAGGCCGAACACCGCCAAGGCGATACCCAACCCTAGGCCGATGCGAAAAAACCACACAGCGCGCCCGTTCGCGATGTCAGAAGGCGAGGGAGGCGCGGCCGGTTTGAACGATTGCGGAGCTTCGGAAACTTCGTTTCGGCGCGTCTCGGTTAAAAGCGTCGGCTCGCTGATGATCACGCGAAGGTTTCCCGTGTCGGCATCGGTCACAATTTCCGAGCCTTTCGGGACAGGAACCGTGCGGACGGTCTCGTTGACTTCCGCACGGGCCGGAACTTCGGCGGCTCCCGACTGCTGCACGGCCGTTGACCCGGCCGTAACGCTCGCAATCGCCGGTTTCAGCGAGCGCGGGACCTTGCTGCACCCTGCGAGAA is from Synoicihabitans lomoniglobus and encodes:
- a CDS encoding rolling circle replication-associated protein, which translates into the protein MPYTTPNFWTERNAAAKCRQMKKRGMPDLDGGRFITLTVNRELCPDEGGTWRLLEPPEAYEMGKARLRRFIARLRKRYKIRRWFWKMELHQPDNNGLVYAHWHFWFDYGGHIPGEEVTKAWGLGRTDIRRVRRKEWTYLFKYMCKQAGDLPDWLTSMTKVRLFQTSMGFFSGNDAPPEDTPSPRQLDDIDETKNDCAHEMDTIGERIVRWTRCVVARSTSSDGSQRHKLLVMQTSRWGDLLAAFAELRIRLGITQADCEIKTQKITTTWLTQLPPCLQGYT